Proteins from a single region of Stutzerimonas stutzeri:
- the hflX gene encoding ribosome rescue GTPase HflX encodes MFFERPGGGERAILVHLDGQDPAAREDPQEFQELARSAGAEAVGFVNVPRHQPSAKFLIGSGKVDELHDLVKDGEAELVIFNHTLTPSQERNLERALECRVLDRTGLILDIFAQRARTHEGKLQVELAQLEHMSTRLVRGWTHLERQKGGIGLRGPGETQLETDRRLLRVRIRQIKQRLEKVRGQREQARRGRRRADIPSVSLVGYTNAGKSTLFNALTESDVYAANQLFATLDPTLRRLELDDIGPVILADTVGFIRHLPHKLVESFRATLEESSNADLLLHVIDAHEPERDQQIEQVLAVLGEIGAHELPMLEIYNKVDLMEGIEPQIQRDADGRPQRVWVSARDGLGLDLVRQAISELLGNDLFVGTLCLPQRLGRLRAQFFELSAVQRETHDEEGGSLLEVRLPRIELNRLISREGLRVDEFIAQHTLQ; translated from the coding sequence TTGTTCTTCGAACGTCCCGGTGGTGGGGAGCGGGCTATCCTGGTGCACCTGGATGGCCAGGATCCCGCGGCGCGCGAGGACCCTCAGGAATTCCAGGAGCTGGCGCGCTCGGCTGGTGCCGAGGCGGTTGGCTTCGTCAACGTGCCCCGGCATCAGCCATCCGCCAAGTTCCTGATCGGTAGCGGCAAGGTCGATGAGCTGCATGATCTCGTCAAGGATGGCGAGGCCGAACTGGTGATCTTCAATCACACGCTGACGCCCAGTCAGGAGCGCAATCTCGAGCGTGCTCTTGAGTGTCGCGTGCTGGATCGTACTGGCCTGATTCTGGATATCTTCGCCCAGCGCGCCCGTACCCATGAGGGCAAGCTGCAGGTCGAGCTGGCGCAGCTTGAGCATATGAGCACGCGCCTGGTCCGAGGTTGGACTCACTTGGAGCGGCAGAAAGGCGGTATTGGTCTGCGCGGCCCTGGTGAAACCCAGCTGGAAACCGACCGCCGTCTGTTGCGTGTGCGCATCCGGCAGATCAAGCAGCGCCTGGAGAAGGTTCGCGGGCAGCGCGAGCAGGCTAGACGTGGCCGTCGTCGGGCCGATATCCCTTCCGTTTCTCTGGTCGGTTATACCAACGCCGGCAAGTCCACGCTGTTCAATGCGCTGACCGAGTCCGATGTGTATGCAGCCAATCAGCTGTTTGCGACGCTCGATCCTACACTGCGTCGGCTTGAGCTGGATGATATCGGCCCAGTGATTCTGGCTGATACGGTGGGCTTCATCCGCCATCTACCGCACAAGCTGGTGGAGTCGTTCCGGGCGACGCTCGAGGAGTCGAGCAACGCCGATCTTCTGCTGCATGTCATCGACGCGCACGAGCCTGAACGGGATCAACAGATCGAGCAGGTGCTTGCAGTGCTGGGCGAGATCGGCGCGCACGAGCTGCCGATGCTGGAGATTTACAACAAGGTCGACCTCATGGAAGGCATCGAGCCGCAAATCCAGCGTGACGCTGATGGTCGCCCGCAGCGTGTATGGGTATCTGCCCGTGATGGGCTGGGCCTTGACCTGGTCCGCCAGGCGATCTCCGAGCTGCTGGGTAATGATCTATTTGTCGGTACCCTGTGCTTGCCGCAGCGGCTCGGCCGACTGCGTGCGCAGTTCTTCGAGCTCAGTGCGGTCCAGCGCGAGACACATGATGAAGAAGGTGGCAGTCTGCTGGAAGTGCGTCTGCCGCGAATCGAATTGAATCGTTTGATCAGTCGCGAAGGGTTGCGCGTGGATGAGTTCATCGCGCAACACACTTTGCAATAA
- the hflK gene encoding FtsH protease activity modulator HflK — translation MAWNEPGGNSNNQDPWGSGGGGGGGRRGGGGDQKGPPDLDEAFRKLQDSLNGMFGGKKRGSGGSFGGSGKRGGFGLVWVALVVLLAVWLFNAIYIVDEQEQAVVLRFGKYHETVGPGLNIYFPPIDRKFQENVTRERSYSKQGQMLTEDENIIEVPLTVQYKVSNLQSFVLNVDQPEVSLQHATDSAVRHVVGSTAMDQVLTEGREVMASEVKERLQRFLDNYSTGIVVTQVNLQSAAAPREVQEAFDDVIRAREDEQREKNQAESYANGVIPEARGQAQRMLEEASGYRDAVISRAQGEADRFSKLVSEYRKAPDVTRERLYLETMQEVMSNTSKVMVSGDGGQNLLYLPLDKMINSRGASTPAPAGVASGAATQGTRLPPELDPREVRTRESR, via the coding sequence ATGGCTTGGAATGAGCCGGGTGGCAACTCGAACAACCAGGATCCCTGGGGAAGTGGTGGTGGTGGTGGCGGTGGTCGTCGCGGTGGCGGTGGCGACCAGAAAGGCCCACCGGATCTCGATGAAGCTTTCCGCAAACTGCAGGACAGTCTGAACGGCATGTTCGGTGGCAAGAAGCGTGGCAGTGGCGGCAGCTTCGGCGGCAGTGGCAAGCGTGGCGGTTTCGGCTTGGTCTGGGTCGCCTTGGTCGTGTTGCTGGCCGTATGGCTGTTCAATGCCATTTATATCGTTGACGAGCAGGAGCAGGCAGTGGTTCTGCGCTTCGGCAAGTATCACGAGACTGTCGGTCCGGGCCTGAATATCTATTTCCCGCCGATCGATCGCAAGTTCCAGGAAAACGTCACTCGCGAGCGCTCCTACAGCAAGCAGGGTCAGATGCTCACCGAAGATGAGAACATCATCGAGGTGCCGCTAACTGTTCAATACAAGGTCAGCAATCTGCAGTCCTTCGTGCTCAATGTCGATCAGCCTGAGGTGAGCTTGCAACATGCCACCGACAGTGCTGTTCGCCACGTGGTGGGTTCGACCGCCATGGATCAGGTGCTCACCGAAGGTCGTGAAGTCATGGCCAGTGAGGTCAAGGAGCGTTTGCAGCGGTTCCTTGACAACTACAGCACCGGTATCGTCGTGACGCAGGTCAACCTGCAGAGCGCGGCGGCGCCTCGTGAAGTGCAGGAAGCGTTCGATGACGTGATCCGCGCGCGTGAAGACGAGCAGCGTGAGAAGAATCAGGCCGAATCCTACGCCAACGGTGTCATTCCCGAGGCTCGTGGTCAGGCCCAGCGGATGCTGGAAGAGGCCAGCGGTTATCGCGATGCAGTTATTTCTCGTGCCCAAGGTGAGGCGGACCGCTTCAGCAAGCTCGTCTCCGAGTACCGCAAGGCGCCGGATGTGACGCGTGAGCGTCTGTATCTGGAAACCATGCAGGAAGTCATGAGCAATACCAGCAAGGTCATGGTTAGTGGCGATGGTGGACAGAACCTGCTCTATCTGCCGCTGGACAAGATGATCAACAGTCGTGGTGCAAGCACGCCGGCTCCTGCGGGGGTGGCGTCTGGTGCGGCGACCCAGGGCACTCGCTTGCCGCCGGAGCTGGATCCGCGTGAAGTTCGTACGAGGGAGAGTCGCTGA
- the hflC gene encoding protease modulator HflC yields the protein MSNKSLTALIVGVVLAIVLWNSFYIVSQTERAVMLRFGRIVEPDVKPGLHMKIPYVNSVRKFDARLLTLDTTTSRFLTLEKKALMVDSYAKWRVDDAERFYTATSGVKQIADERLARRLEAALRDQFGKRTLHESVSGQRDELMAQVTTSLNRAVQQELGVEVVDVRVKGIDLPREVNRSVFERMSSEREREAREHRAKGKELAEGIRADADRQRRVLLAEAFREAEELRGDGDARAASIYAAAYGQDQEFYAFHRSLQAYRESFSSKEDVLVLDAKSDFFRYLESSK from the coding sequence ATGAGCAATAAATCCCTTACGGCCCTTATCGTGGGCGTGGTGCTGGCAATCGTCTTGTGGAACAGTTTCTACATTGTTTCTCAGACAGAGCGTGCTGTTATGTTGCGCTTCGGTCGGATCGTCGAGCCTGACGTGAAGCCAGGTCTGCACATGAAGATTCCGTACGTGAACTCGGTGCGCAAGTTCGATGCACGACTGTTGACGCTTGATACGACCACTTCACGCTTCCTTACGCTGGAGAAGAAAGCACTGATGGTCGACTCCTATGCCAAGTGGCGTGTGGATGATGCCGAGCGTTTTTACACCGCAACCTCAGGTGTGAAGCAGATTGCCGACGAGCGTCTGGCTCGTCGTCTTGAGGCGGCTCTGCGCGACCAGTTCGGTAAGCGCACGCTGCACGAATCGGTGTCTGGTCAGCGTGATGAGCTGATGGCTCAGGTCACCACCAGCCTGAATCGCGCCGTTCAGCAGGAGTTGGGTGTTGAAGTCGTCGACGTTCGCGTCAAGGGCATTGATCTTCCGCGCGAGGTGAATCGTAGCGTGTTCGAGCGCATGAGCTCCGAGCGTGAGCGTGAAGCTCGTGAGCACCGTGCCAAGGGTAAGGAGCTTGCCGAGGGCATCCGTGCCGATGCTGATCGTCAGCGTCGAGTACTGCTGGCTGAGGCATTCCGTGAGGCTGAAGAGCTGCGCGGTGACGGTGATGCGCGTGCTGCCTCGATCTACGCTGCGGCGTATGGGCAGGACCAGGAATTCTACGCATTCCATCGCAGCCTGCAGGCCTACCGAGAAAGCTTCTCCAGCAAAGAAGACGTGTTGGTACTTGACGCCAAGAGCGACTTCTTCCGCTATCTGGAAAGCAGCAAGTAG
- a CDS encoding ATP phosphoribosyltransferase regulatory subunit — translation MATVDRWLLPDGIEEVLPPEAARIETARRRVLDLFQRWGYELVITPHVEFLESLLTGSGQDLDLRTFKVIDPLSGRQMGLRADITPQVARVDAHTLRRDGPSRLCYAGSVLHAKPQALSTSRSPIQLGAELYGDASTSSDIEVISLMLDMLELADVPDLHMDLGHVGIYRGLAKAAALGREAEQRLFDALQRKAMDEIAELTAALDPALAGMLRALARLCGGRQVLDEARAALAKAPLDVQKALEELTAIADQLSMRYPGVPLYFDLGELRGYHYHTGAVFAVFVPGVGQSIAQGGRYDDIGADFGRARPATGFSTDLKTLVSLGNADLSAPVSGIWAPQGDEPGLWRAVRQLRREGERVVQALDGQSHSDAAQLGCDRQLLLSNGVWTVASLAS, via the coding sequence ATGGCAACGGTAGACCGCTGGCTATTGCCAGATGGCATCGAAGAGGTGCTGCCGCCAGAGGCGGCGCGTATCGAAACGGCACGCCGGCGCGTGCTGGACTTGTTCCAGCGCTGGGGCTACGAGCTGGTCATCACCCCGCATGTGGAGTTTCTCGAGTCGCTGCTAACAGGCTCTGGGCAAGATCTGGATTTGCGCACCTTCAAAGTCATCGATCCGCTCTCCGGTCGGCAGATGGGGTTGCGTGCGGACATCACCCCGCAAGTGGCGCGAGTAGACGCTCACACCCTGCGTCGTGATGGGCCTAGTCGCCTTTGCTACGCCGGTAGCGTGCTGCATGCAAAGCCGCAGGCCTTGTCCACCTCGCGCAGTCCAATCCAGCTGGGTGCTGAGCTGTACGGCGATGCGTCTACCTCCAGTGACATTGAGGTGATCAGTCTGATGTTGGACATGCTCGAGCTAGCCGATGTGCCGGACTTGCACATGGATCTGGGGCATGTCGGAATCTATCGGGGGCTGGCCAAGGCTGCTGCGTTGGGTCGTGAAGCCGAGCAGCGCCTGTTCGATGCGCTACAGCGCAAGGCGATGGATGAAATTGCTGAGCTGACCGCCGCGCTCGATCCGGCGCTGGCTGGCATGCTGCGTGCGCTGGCAAGGCTGTGCGGCGGTCGCCAAGTGCTCGATGAGGCGCGTGCCGCATTGGCTAAGGCACCTCTCGATGTGCAGAAGGCGCTCGAAGAACTGACGGCAATCGCGGACCAGCTCTCAATGCGCTACCCAGGCGTGCCGCTGTATTTCGATTTGGGTGAACTGCGTGGTTATCACTACCATACTGGTGCGGTGTTTGCGGTGTTCGTGCCGGGCGTGGGGCAGTCGATCGCTCAAGGTGGTCGCTACGACGACATCGGCGCCGATTTCGGGCGTGCTCGGCCGGCGACGGGCTTCTCCACGGATCTGAAGACACTGGTCAGTCTGGGTAATGCGGATTTGTCGGCGCCTGTATCGGGTATCTGGGCGCCTCAGGGTGACGAGCCTGGTTTGTGGCGCGCCGTCCGTCAGCTGCGCCGCGAGGGGGAGCGTGTAGTGCAGGCCCTTGATGGGCAGTCGCACAGCGACGCCGCGCAGCTAGGTTGTGATCGACAGTTGTTGCTAAGTAATGGTGTCTGGACGGTAGCCTCGCTGGCTTCCTGA
- a CDS encoding adenylosuccinate synthase, protein MGKNVVVLGTQWGDEGKGKIVDLLTDQAAAVVRYQGGHNAGHTLVIDGEKTVLHLIPSGILRDNVQCLIGNGVVVAPDALMREITKLEEKGVPVRERLRISPSCTLILPYHVALDQAREASRSEGKIGTTGRGIGPAYEDKVARRGLRIADLFNPERFAVKLRELLEYHNFVLENFYKVEPVDFQKTLDEALGYAEILKPLITDVTARLHELRKQGACIMFEGAQGSLLDIDHGTYPYVTSSSTTAGGTATGSGFGPLYLDYILGITKAYTTRVGSGPFPTELFDDIGARLAERGHEFGSTTGRARRCGWFDAVILRRAIEINSISGICLTKLDVLDGLETIRICVGYKDRNGDVLVDAPTDADSYDGLQPVYEDMPGWSESTVGAKTLDELPANARAYIKRLEELVQAPVDIISTGPDRNETIVLRHPYA, encoded by the coding sequence ATGGGTAAGAATGTCGTGGTCCTGGGCACCCAATGGGGTGATGAGGGCAAGGGCAAGATCGTCGATCTGCTGACCGATCAGGCGGCTGCGGTCGTGCGTTACCAGGGCGGCCACAATGCCGGTCACACTCTGGTCATCGACGGTGAGAAGACCGTGCTGCACCTGATTCCGTCCGGCATTCTGCGCGACAACGTGCAGTGCTTGATCGGCAACGGCGTAGTGGTCGCTCCCGATGCGCTAATGCGTGAAATCACTAAGCTGGAAGAAAAAGGTGTGCCGGTGCGTGAGCGCTTGCGCATCAGTCCTTCCTGCACCTTGATCCTGCCTTATCACGTGGCGCTGGATCAGGCCCGCGAAGCTTCCCGCTCGGAAGGCAAGATCGGCACCACTGGGCGTGGTATCGGCCCGGCCTACGAAGATAAGGTGGCGCGCCGCGGTCTGCGTATCGCCGACCTTTTCAATCCCGAGCGTTTCGCGGTCAAGCTGCGTGAGCTGCTTGAGTACCACAACTTCGTGTTGGAGAACTTCTACAAGGTCGAGCCGGTTGACTTTCAGAAGACCCTTGATGAGGCGCTCGGTTATGCCGAAATCCTCAAGCCTCTTATCACTGATGTCACTGCTCGTCTGCATGAGCTGCGCAAGCAGGGCGCCTGCATCATGTTCGAGGGGGCCCAGGGCTCGCTGCTGGATATCGATCACGGCACCTACCCGTACGTGACCAGCTCCAGCACCACCGCTGGTGGCACTGCTACGGGTTCTGGCTTCGGTCCACTCTATCTGGACTACATTCTGGGTATCACCAAGGCGTATACCACGCGCGTAGGGTCCGGACCGTTCCCAACTGAGCTGTTTGACGACATCGGGGCTCGCCTAGCCGAGCGCGGTCACGAGTTCGGTTCGACGACCGGTCGTGCACGTCGTTGTGGTTGGTTCGATGCGGTGATCCTGCGTCGCGCCATCGAGATCAACAGCATTTCCGGGATATGCCTGACGAAGCTGGATGTGCTCGACGGACTGGAAACCATCCGTATCTGCGTGGGCTACAAGGATCGCAATGGCGATGTGTTGGTAGATGCGCCCACCGATGCCGATAGCTACGACGGCCTGCAGCCTGTGTACGAAGATATGCCGGGCTGGAGCGAGTCGACCGTTGGTGCGAAGACGCTCGATGAGTTGCCTGCCAACGCTCGCGCCTATATCAAGCGTCTTGAGGAGTTGGTCCAGGCGCCGGTGGACATCATTTCCACTGGCCCGGATCGCAACGAAACCATCGTGCTGCGTCATCCGTACGCCTGA